One Setaria viridis chromosome 7, Setaria_viridis_v4.0, whole genome shotgun sequence genomic region harbors:
- the LOC117863267 gene encoding uncharacterized protein — translation MGCFLACFGGDGDRRRRRRKSRRQSPARSPPRSIHVAVVREASAAVAADVVVKEASPPLRGAKPSTLAAAVGVPDEAAAVAADVVVKEVSPPLRGAKRSTLAEVVEVPDEVAEEASLPASSPLSAVAVADEAVTDASSGKELRELIEQKASPVRSLLMEKQALSPVKCSPVVAAIVSPQDSVECSPIVAAVVSTSDSELREVSEHGSRSSGKKKVTFDMNVTTYENALLPHQEEEQPEEDEKHVQKTVVLPENHRYRNCSDSDDDVEDEYAEDDVYSDNGDEEEEDFMDCKIDLVDDEELITEENKQESRESLFSLSVSNDQQNDQEVSSPAPKSSGTSVDAESPLIMRNNLRDRSQYVHPVLNPVQNLSQWKEVKSQKTQAVPGKKLDKENVNLVPNVGVSQTRMSPSISGKKEVSVDASLSTWLNSSENSTAGKGQSSKSPCSISSVSRAERPVLGALTVDDLKQPSSASSPRRSPRNDSEGAPILGTIGSYWQCTDQDNGYCSSRSDSGTNGIPNTTSKYREDKRVKWHSTPFNVRLDRALKKTSA, via the exons ATGGGCTGCTTCCTCGCCTGcttcggcggcgatggcgaccggcgccgccgccgccggaagtcGCGGAGGCAGTCGCCGGCGAGGTCCCCGCCGCGGTCGATTCAT GTTGCTGTGGTCCGcgaggcgtcggcggcggtggcggcggatgtGGTGGTGAAGGAGGCGTCCCCGCCGTTGCGCGGGGCGAAGCCCTCGACACTTGCGGCGGCCGTGGGGGTCCCggatgaggcggcggcggtggcggcagacgTGGTGGTGAAGGAGGTGTCGCCGCCGTTGCGTGGGGCGAAGCGCTCGACGCTGGCGGAGGTCGTGGAGGTGCCGGAcgaggtggcggaggaggcgtcGCTGCCGGCTTCCTCGCCGCTTTCGGCTGTGGCAGTCGCGGATGAGGCGGTCACCGACGCAAGCTCCGGCAAGGAGCTGAG GGAGTTGATTGAGCAAAAGGCGTCACCTGTGCGCTCTTTGCTGATGGAGAAGCAAGCGCTCTCCCCTGTGAAATGTTCTCCTGTTGTGGCAGCAATTGTTTCTCCACAGGATTCAGTGGAGTGTTCACCTATTGTGGCAGCAGTTGTTTCCACTTCTGATTCAGAGCTTAG GGAGGTGAGTGAACATGGAAGTCGGAGCAGTGGCAAGAAGAAAGTAACATTTGACATGAATGTCACAACATATGAAAATGCGCTACTGCCTCATCAAGAGGAGGAACAACCAGAGGAAGATGAAAAACACGTGCAGAAGACTGTTGTGCTCCCAGAGAATCACCGTTATCGAAATTGCTCTGACAGCGATGATGACGTGGAAGACGAGTATGCTGAAGATGATGTATACAGTGATAAtggtgatgaagaagaggaggattttATGGACTGCAAGATTGATTTGGTTGATGATGAGGAACTGATAACTGAAGAGAACAAGCAGGAGTCTCGTGAGTCTCTATTCTCACTGTCAGTGTCTAATGATCAGCAGAATGACCAAGAAGTTAGCAGTCCTGCACCCAAGAGCAGTGGTACCTCTGTAGATGCAGAAAGCCCTCTAATTATGAGAAATAATCTCCGTGATAGAAGCCAGTATGTTCATCCCGTGCTGAACCCAGTTCAGAATCTGTCACAATGGAAGGAAGTTAAGAGTCAGAAGACCCAAGCTGTACCAGGTAAAAAGTTGGACAAGGAGAATGTAAACCTAGTGCCAAATGTAGGTGTAAGCCAGACAAGGATGAGCCCTAGCATATCTGGCAAAAAAGAAGTTTCTGTGGACGCAAGCCTCTCTACTTGGTTAAATTCTTCTGAAAACTCAACAGCGGGCAAGGGGCAGAGCAGCAAATCGCCTTGTTCCATCTCCTCAGTAAGCCGAGCGGAAAGGCCTGTCCTGGGTGCTCTGACTGTTGATGACCTCAAGCAACCATCATCTGCATCATCTCCACGAAGGTCTCCAAGAAATGACTCTGAGGGGGCTCCTATCTTGGGTACAATCGGAAGTTACTGGCAATGCACAGACCAGGACAATGGGTATTGCTCTTCTAGATCTGACTCAGGAACTAATGGAATCCCCAATACAACAAGCAAGTACAGAGAG GATAAAAGGGTGAAGTGGCACTCGACTCCCTTCAATGTGAGGCTGGATAGAGCTCTGAAGAAAACTTCCGCATGA
- the LOC117863265 gene encoding very-long-chain aldehyde decarbonylase GL1-7, with translation MATRPGPLTEWPWQWMGNFKYLVLAPAVLHTAHRVATKGWGDLDPAYITMLPALLLRMIHNQIWISLSRYQTARRKNVIVDRSIEFEQVDRERSWDDQIIFNGLEFYLAYAMIPNVRLLPVWRTDGAIITVLLHMGPVEFLYYWFHRALHHHFLYSRYHSHHHASIVTEPITSVIHPFAEHVVYFMLFSIPTLTPIFMGCGSVLGVVLYIAYIDFMNNMGHCNFELVPKWIFKAFPPLKYLMYTPSFHSLHHTQFRTNYSLFMPFYDYMYNTMDKSSDELYEKSLKVTDETPDLVHLTHMTNLQSTYHLRIGIASIASKPSDNPVWYSWMIWPVAWLSMVLAWVYGSSAFVIERLQMKKFKMQTWAIPRYNFQYGMSWERESINSLIEKAILDADERGVKVLSLGLLNQAKPLNRSGELFIQKYPKLRVRLVDGSGLATAVVLKSIPLGTKKVFLSGSTSKVAHATAMALCEKGVQVIMNQKKEYDMLKSRLPVGTTVYLKFSNKDIPQIWIGDYIDDKQQQRAPKGTTFVPTSQFPLKKIRKDCTYLSTPAMKIPATMENVHTCENWLPRRVMSAWRIAGILHALEGWDMHECGDDMMDIEKTWSAAIKHGFVPLTKG, from the exons ATGGCAACACGGCCAGGCCCTTTGACCGAATGGCCATGGCAATGGATGGGCAACTTCAAG TACCTGGTCCTGGCGCCTGCGGTGCTGCACACTGCCCACAGGGTGGCCACCAAGGGGTGGGGAGACCTCGACCCAGCATATATCACCATGCTACCAGCGCTGCTGCTAAGGATGATCCACAACCAAATCTGGATCAGCTTGTCTCGCTATCAAACGGCTCGCAGGAAGAATGTGATCGTTGACCGTAGTATTGAGTTCGAGCAGGTGGATCGGGAGAGGTCCTG GGATGACCAGATCATCTTCAATGGGCTCGAGTTCTATCTGGCCTATGCAATGATTCCCAATGTCAGGCTCCTTCCGGTCTGGAGAACTGACGGGGCTATCATCACTGTGCTTCTTCACATGGGGCCTGTCGAGTTCCTCTACTACTGGTTCCATCGGGCCCTGCACCACCATTTCCTCTACTCTCGCTACCACTCACACCACCATGCCTCCATCGTCACAGAACCCATAACCT CTGTGATCCATCCATTTGCTGAACATGTGGTTTATTTCATGTTGTTCTCAATCCCAACATTAACACCCATTTTCATGGGATGTGGTTCTGTTCTGGGTGTTGTCTTGTACATTGCGTACATCGACTTCATGAATAATATGGGGCACTGCAATTTTGAGCTGGTACCAAAATggatcttcaaagccttccCTCCTCTGAAGTATCTCATGTACACTCCATC GTTTCACTCTCTCCATCACACCCAGTTCCGCACAAACTACTCATTGTTCATGCCATTCTACGACTACATGTACAACACCATGGACAAGTCAAGCGACGAGCTGTATGAGAAATCACTGAAAGTGACAGACGAAACACCAGATCTGGTTCACCTGACACATATGACCAACTTACAATCGACTTATCATCTGAGGATTGGGATTGCGTCCATTGCCTCCAAACCATCTGACAATCCTGTATGGTATAGCTGGATGATATGGCCTGTGGCGTGGCTGTCGATGGTATTAGCATGGGTTTATGGATCTTCCGCATTTGTCATTGAGAGACTCCAaatgaagaagttcaagatgcaGACATGGGCAATACCAAGATACAACTTCCAA TATGGCATGAGTTGGGAAAGAGAATCCATTAACAGCTTGATCGAAAAGGCAATATTAGATGCTGATGAAAGGGGGGTCAAAGTGCTCAGTCTAGGACTGCTAAATCAG GCAAAGCCACTTAATAGAAGCGGCGAACTATTTATACAAAAATATCCAAAACTAAGAGTGCGACTTGTTGATGGAAGTGGCTTAGCAACTGCAGTGGTGCTCAAGAGCATCCCTTTAGGTACAAAGAAAGTTTTTCTTTCAGGAAGTACTTCCAAGGTAGCCCACGCAACAGCTATGGCCTTATGTGAGAAAGGCGTCCAG GTAATCATGAATCAAAAGAAGGAATATGACATGCTCAAGTCACGACTTCCAGTGGGTACAACAGTCTACCTAAAATTCTCCAATAAAGACATACCTCAG ATCTGGATAGGAGATTACATAGATGATAAACAGCAACAGAGGGCACCAAAAGGAACTACGTTTGTTCCTACATCACAGTTCCCACTTAAGAAGATTCGCAAGGATTGCACTTACCTGAGTACTCCCGCAATGAAGATACCAGCGACAATGGAGAATGTTCACACATGTGAG AATTGGCTGCCAAGGAGGGTCATGAGTGCTTGGCGCATTGCTGGAATACTGCACGCTCTTGAAGGTTGGGACATGCACGAGTGCGGGGATGATATGATGGACATCGAGAAGACTTGGTCGGCAGCTATTAAGCATGGATTTGTTCCTCTGACGAAAGGTTGA